A region of Panicum virgatum strain AP13 chromosome 8N, P.virgatum_v5, whole genome shotgun sequence DNA encodes the following proteins:
- the LOC120685549 gene encoding uncharacterized protein LOC120685549, producing MADTGDIVALNEEQLKKLALLLRNQEEPLMSQVVKSEVERVKYIKIVNDSYKGTISLLDDSSEMNTKYGAEGGAKADIAQDAFDFILHGLNFSMSSIRNCCLRVDCIDKIREHYGSVVSKLAELDPDDVPGVQQLAEEMKKVKDAMKEYCNNTRSASSRALSKAYSMAMKQEGIKFPRLIEKHKVKLGYEGEFEQLSDAQKLEVYNSIINESGRATMPALEVLSSAAGVALLAVAASLMVWDIFTAEDKLETVIHDSVNVLADVGAFYVQVAVEAAVTEAVADLELGVFLVSLAGFVAGTGAGLLFVAAAGVLIDLIMGTGGAQAPPVTDLKFHTATMPDGMALAYIIVHDG from the exons ATGGCTGACACTGGTGACATTGTGGCGCTGAACGAGGAGCAGCTGAAGAAGCTAGCCCTCCTGCTGCGGAACCAAGAGGAGCCCCTTATGAGCCAGGTGGTGAAGTCGGAGGTGGAGCGCGTCAAATACATCAAGATTGTAAACGACTCGTACAAGGGAACAATCAGCCTGCTGGACGACAGCTCGGAGATGAACACCAAATACGGGGCCGAAGGTGGCGCCAAGGCTGACATTGCGCAGGATGCTTTCGACTTCATCTTGCACGGCCTCAACTTTAGCATGTCGAGCATCCGAAACTGCTGCCTGCGCGTGGACTGCATCGACAAGATCAGGGAGCACTACGGCTCCGTCGTCTCCAAGCTCGCCGAGCTCGACCCTGACGACGTTCCCGGCGTCCAGCAGCTGGCAGAGGAGATGAAGAAGGTCAAGGACGCCATGAAGGAGTACTGCAACAACACAAGGAGCGCCTCGTCACGGGCCTTGTCTAAAGCCTACTCCATGGCCATGAAGCAAGAGGGGATCAAGTTCCCACGACTTATAGAAAA GCACAAGGTGAAGCTTGGCTACGAGGGGGAGTTCGAGCAGCTGAGCGATGCCCAGAAGCTGGAGGTCTACAACAGCATCATCAACGAGTCCGGCCGGGCCACGATGCCGGCACTGGAAGTGCTCAGCTCAGCAGCAGGGGTGGCGTTGCTGGCCGTGGCGGCGAGCCTCATGGTGTGGGACATCTTCACCGCGGAGGACAAGCTGGAGACCGTCATCCACGACTCCGTCAATGTCCTCGCGGATGTTGGGGCCTTCTATGTGCAGGTTGCTGTGGAGGCGGCCGTCACGGAAGCCGTTGCAGACCTCGAGCTGGGCGTCTTCTTGGTGTCACTTGCCGGATTTGTGGCGGGCACGGGGGCCGGGCTCCTTTTTGTCGCCGCCGCTGGGGTGCTCATCGACCTTATCATGGGCACAGGAGGTGCTCAGGCACCCCCTGTCACCGACCTTAAGTTCCACACAGCCACCATGCCTGATGGCATGGCGCTTGCCTACATCATTGTGCACGATGGCTAA
- the LOC120686104 gene encoding uncharacterized protein LOC120686104 produces MIGQCKRRSHVSNNVDRDLDNISRGLPSKIPVHIAEEKLRPEVPLQAAKLASEAGIILRNHVPIFTHWKHYKDKDAISVVKDFNEKVSSQFTIDADADPVKEAFTDLLKTGQRQMRYRLKKQYFNGIPANEVRTTSPRTTMSDMEWKKLVDMWSTPKHKEKCFKNKESRELVTYHQMTGSRSYVAQCSVAKHAKFKDAPLTAIDVFKDTHCSSKSGFN; encoded by the exons ATGATAGGTCAATGTAAAAGAAGAAGTCATGTAAGCAACAATGTAGACAGAGATTTGGATAACATTTCAAGAGGGTTACCCAGCAAGATCCCAGTGCACATTGCTGAAGAAAAACTGCGGCCAGAGGTTCCTTTGCAAGCTGCAAAACTAGCATCAGAGGCTGGTATTATTTTACGGAACCATGTCCCAATCTTCACTCACTGGAAGCATTATAAGGACAAAGATGCCATAAGTGTTGTTAAAGACTTCAATGAAAAAGTCAGT AGTCAATTCACAATTGACGCAGATGCTGATCCAGTGAAAGAGGCATTTACTGATTTGCTCAAAACAGGACAGCGGCAGATGAGATACAGGCTGAAGAAACAATACTTCAATGGCATACCAGCAAACGAAGTTAGAACAACTTCACCGCGGACCACTATGTCTGACATGGAGTGGAAAAAACTCGTGGACATGTGGTCTACCCCAAAACACAAG GAAAAATGTTTCAAAAACAAAGAAAGCCGTGAGCTGGTTACGTACCACCAGATGACAGGATCTCGGAGCTATGTTGCTCAATGTTCCGTCGCG AAGCATGCCAAATTTAAGGACGCACCACTGACCGCAATTGATGTTTTCAAGGACACCCACTGCAGCAGCAAGTCTGGTTTTAATTAG